Genomic segment of Canis lupus dingo isolate Sandy chromosome 9, ASM325472v2, whole genome shotgun sequence:
CAGTTCAACTATTGTTGTACTGACTGGGACTTCATATTCTAACGGATGTGGCAAACGAATTGCAAAAAAGAAGCAATGAACTTTCGGAACCCCAAAAAAGTTTACAGGTATTGCACTGGGTGGGGAAAGGATAGTGTGTCTTTAACTCTCAAATTGTTTggtcctattttttaaaaggaaagggcCCTAAGTAGCTCAGATATTCTCAATTGCCAAATGTTTCATTTGAAAACTAAAGATTTATCTTAAAATAGACTGATTTTCTGAtttcaagttgtttttgtttggataccgtcctttttctttttttttttttctttctttttttccccccttttcctttttccctcccttatcATTTTTCACCTTGGTTATTTGGCCAAGATTGCATAAACACAAATTTGTAAAAGCGGATGGTAGCCTTTGTGAAAATTTCCTAATTGGGCCTTTAAAAAACTGATAATGGCTGGGTGGAACCTTTCCGTAACCTACTTGTTTCACCAGAGCCTTAGTAAGTACATGCCTGAAACTGAAACCATGTGCACTTTCAGTCACTTCACAGTAATGGAGGGTAAACTgaacttttctcttttcaaaccTAGATGGGTCAACAAGCAACATAACAGAAGACTTGGGGGAGAAGGACCGCACACTCAGTCCATCGAAGAGTCCTTGGAACAAGCAACTGGCTATTGAAAAGGTTATTTTGTAACATTTTGTCtaactttttacttgttttaagcTTTGCCTCAGGTGGCAAACTTCATTTTATGTGccattttgttgctgttattcAAATTTCTTGTAATTTAGTGAGGTGAACGACTTCAGATTTCATTATTGGCTTGGATATTTGAggtaaattttcctttttgtttatatagtgctgactttttttgtttgaaattaaaCAGATTGGTAACCTAATTTGTGGCCTCCTGACTTTTAAGGAAACGTGTGCAGCCATTACACACAGCCTAAAGCTGTCAAGAGATTGACTCAACATTGCCTtcattccttaaaattaaaaacctacaAAAGTCGGTGTAAATTTGTTTGTATATGTTATTTACCTTCAGATCTAAATGGTAATCTGAACCCAAATTTGTATAAAGACTTTTCAGGTGAAAAGACTTGATTTTTTGAAAGGATTGTTTACCAAACACAATTCTAATCTCTTCTCTTGTGTATTTTTGTGCACTAGGCGCAGTTGTGTAGCAGTTGAGTAATGCTGGTTAGCTGTTAAGGTGGCGTGTTGCAGTGCAGAGTGCTTGGCTGTTTCCTGTTTTCTCCTGATTGCTCCTGTGTAAAGATGCCTTGTCGTGCAGAAACAAATGGCTGTCCAGTTTATTAAAATGCCTGACAACTGCACTTCCAGTCACCCGGGCCTTGCATATAAATAACGGAGCATACAGTGAGCACATCTAGCTGATGATAAAtacacctttttttcccccctaccCCCAAAATGGTAAATCTGATCATCTTCATGTATGAACTTAAAATACGGAAAATGTTAAGGAAGCAAAATGGTTTGTAACTTTGTAAGTACTTATAACATGGTGTATCTTTTTGCTCATGAAAATTCTGTACTATAACCATTGTTTCTGTAGTTTAATTAAAACGTTTTCTTGGTGTTAGCTTTTCTCAGAATATGTCttggtcttttttccccctccctttatTTGAAAGACCTGTGACCTGTGCAATTTACCTTGTGAATTGTTACTGACTGTACAGTATGAAGGTGAAATGTTTAGTagttgacttttttcccccttaagttAAAGTGGAAATGCCATTTCAGCACCCATAACCCCTAAAATCAATGCTCTAGGGTAGCACTTCTCTTGAGGTTGTGGATACTCCCTTCTTAGCTTAATTTAtggcctgtttttattttttatttttttaaagaacagccCAAGtcgtttcttgtttgttttcttacaggcgtgttaatttttgttttcatggctTTGTAACCCACAAGTGTTGTCTAGGTGACCCATCACAATCTTTAAGGCTGACAGATTTGGACCATCTTCAAATCCAATGTTTTTTTTGTACACCCAAGAAGTTAAAGTGGTCTGAGTCTAGTTGGCATGCCAGGTTGCTAATTAGTATTGACGTCGTCCCAGAACAACCTGTATGTAGGTGGTAATTCAGAGACTGTCCTTTGCAAAGGAGATGACCAGCATTTCAACCGTATGTCTTCCTGGAAGGGCAGATTCTGCTATATCTTCCTTGTCTGCATCAAAAGACTCCAGAGGAATGTGGACACATTTCATATCCCACTTGTAGAGCAAAGCTTCAAGTGACCAGTCagcactgagaaaaaaaaataaattgtttttttaaaatcatgcttttcctgttttgcttcagatatgttttcattttgtccttAAAGTAGGTTATTGCATGAGGagtaaagttttaataaaattgagAGAGTAAACCAAGATGATGCAGGCTTACCTTCTCACCTGGTAAGTAGACCACAGTTGGACTTTGGGGTTCTTCTGCATCAGAAAGTAGACTGTAGTTAAGATGTCTTCAAAATCTGGGAAGAGAGGACTCTTTAAATGGACTTGTACACATCACCTCTTTAGCCAAATGTACTATTGAAAACCAAAAAAGATTTATTACCTTCTGGTTCAAAGAACACATCAGATGCAAGAATAATATCTTGTGGTGGTAGAGCCAGAAGATCCTGAGACACATGGCCCCATGTCAGTCCAATGACACGCACCTGTGGCAGGTTATTCATTTCACAGCTTTGCCGGCAGATCTCTAGACAGTAAGGCAGCTCTGAACTGTCTGACAGGATTACTTCAGCACCACATTTTGCAGCCATAATTCCTGGAAGGCTCACTCCAGCTCCAatctaataaatttattaaaggcTAGCATTTCAAAGTCCTGCTTAGCATTTCAGGGAATTTAGGATCTTAGTTTGCTAAGAACAGCGTCCATGAGGAGCTTGTCATAATCTATAAAATGTGCCACAACGAAGTATTGCTTTACTAGATGAAGCTTAAGCTTTTCAATTGTAGAACTTCTTGGGGGATTCCTCTTAATTGGCTGGGAAGGTTAATTCCCATACAGGGCCCTGTATTCTGCAACTGACAGTATCGCTTTCAAAGTCTGTATCTGGCAGCTTAATTGCTTAATAAGCCCTAGGTAGTTTGGGACACATGTTCTGTCATTTTCAGTTCTCTTAGCTGTCTATAAAGGAGCTCCTAATTATAGGACATGGGGTCTCAAGGTTTGATGAGTGACTTGCATGCACACCTGGCCATTACGGTTGTTACTACTCATTTTAACTGCTTTTATATGGCTATAACTTGACAGGTCTGCAACATGGCTTCCTACAAGGGATTTTCTAGTTGGGCCTTCAAAGTGACTAAGGAATAACCAAAGAATGCCTTTATTAAGTATTGTCTCTTTGGTTAAAACATAAGCTTCCCATTTTCCAGTTCTGAGGATAAGCATAGAGATTCTCAATCTCTCCAAATTGCCACTGATgggagggtccctgggtggctcagtggttgagtgcctgccttccacccagggcgtgatcctggagaccagagatcaagtcccacatcaggctccctgcgtggagcctgcttctccctctgcctgtgtctctgcccctctcaatgtctctcatgaatgaataagtaaaatcttgtaaaaaaataaattgccacTGATATTCAGGCCAGAAGTGCACCAAGTGCCTTCCCACTGCTCATTTATTTACATGGTTTTGCAAAAGTTAAGAGGTGTTACTAAGTTTTGGATTTATCCTCAGCCTTCAGATTTAAGTCTTGTACCATTTCTGCAAACTTGACAATTTCTCCAACCCTTTAGCAGGTTCCTGTCAGGTGGAGTGAGAGAAAGCTTGGGATACTCAAGatttccaaaaaatggaaaaggctactttataagaaactgcatGTGTCACAGACCCCCGATTACCCTACTGGGTCACCCTGGAAAGATTGCCTTAATGACTGCTTCCATGCCAAGATTCTAGAACTAAGATTAGTCAATGGGCTTCACTTAGAATAATGGTCAGCATAATGTAAAGGGCCAGATATTTTAGTCTCGATGGGACTCCTGTGGTCTCTggtacatgttctttttttaaacaa
This window contains:
- the METTL23 gene encoding histone-arginine methyltransferase METTL23 isoform X2, whose product is MNNLPQVRVIGLTWGHVSQDLLALPPQDIILASDVFFEPEDFEDILTTVYFLMQKNPKVQLWSTYQVRSADWSLEALLYKWDMKCVHIPLESFDADKEDIAESALPGRHTVEMLVISFAKDSL
- the METTL23 gene encoding histone-arginine methyltransferase METTL23 isoform X1; protein product: MYVWPCAVVLAQYLWFHRRSLPGKAVLEIGAGVSLPGIMAAKCGAEVILSDSSELPYCLEICRQSCEMNNLPQVRVIGLTWGHVSQDLLALPPQDIILASDVFFEPEDFEDILTTVYFLMQKNPKVQLWSTYQVRSADWSLEALLYKWDMKCVHIPLESFDADKEDIAESALPGRHTVEMLVISFAKDSL
- the METTL23 gene encoding histone-arginine methyltransferase METTL23 isoform X3, whose product is MGCMFGPVRWSWLSTCGFTEDLCRIGAGVSLPGIMAAKCGAEVILSDSSELPYCLEICRQSCEMNNLPQVRVIGLTWGHVSQDLLALPPQDIILASDVFFEPEDFEDILTTVYFLMQKNPKVQLWSTYQVRSADWSLEALLYKWDMKCVHIPLESFDADKEDIAESALPGRHTVEMLVISFAKDSL